A window of the Hordeum vulgare subsp. vulgare chromosome 5H, MorexV3_pseudomolecules_assembly, whole genome shotgun sequence genome harbors these coding sequences:
- the LOC123394951 gene encoding GRF1-interacting factor 3-like: MQQAMPMPPAAAAPGMPPSAGLSTEQIQKYLDENKQLILAILENQNLGKLAECAQYQAQLQKNLLYLAAIADTQPQTSVSRPQMAPPAASPGAGHYMSQVPMFPPRTPLTPQQMQEQQLQQQQAQMLPFAGQMVARPGAVNGIPQAPQVEQPAYAAGGASSEPSGTESHRSTGADNDGGSGLADQS, encoded by the exons ATGCAGCAAGCGATGCCCAtgccgccggcggcggcggcgcctgggATGCCTCCTTCTGCCGGCCTCAGCACCGAGCAGATCCAAAAg TACCTGGATGAAAATAAACAACTAATTTTGGCTATCTTGGAAAATCAGAACCTGGGAAAGTTGGCGGAATGTGCTCA GTATCAAGCTCAGCTTCAGAAGAATCTTTTGTATTTGGCTGCGATTGCTGATACTCAGCCACAGACCTCTGTAAGCCGTCCTCAG ATGGCACCACCTGCTGCATCCCCAGGGGCAGGGCATTACATGTCACAGGTGCCAATGTTCCCTCCGAGGACCCCTCTAACGCCTCAGCAGATGCAGGAGcagcaactacagcaacaacaggcTCAGATGCTTCCGTTTGCTGGTCAAATGGTTGCGAGACCCGGGGCTGTCAATGGCATTCCCCAGGCCCCTCAAGTTGAACAACCAGCCTATGCAGCAGGTGGGGCCAGTTCCGAGCCTTCTGGCACCGAGAGCCACAGGAGCACTGGCGCCGATAACGATGGTGGGAGCGGCTTGGCTGACCAGTCCTAA